In Streptomyces sp. NBC_00878, a single window of DNA contains:
- a CDS encoding protein phosphatase 2C domain-containing protein: MRSELISVPGDPARPDEDYASLGLPASGQGGSLIVLDGVTPPSTDYACLHSVPWFTARLGGSLHELSVSRRDLTLTQVLEQAITRTADAHRATCDLSHPRTPQATVALARWSPESVEYLVLSDSALLVESPAGVVTPLLDDRLSRVPRATLTSHSATDATLRNKEGGFFTAAADPSAAARAVTGTFPRPEVRALTALTDGATRWVEKFREGDWTDLFALVRKEGAQSLIDRVRALERADTKRAFLGRSKQHDDATVVYVEF, translated from the coding sequence ATGCGCTCGGAACTGATCTCGGTACCCGGTGACCCCGCCCGCCCCGACGAGGACTACGCATCGCTCGGCCTTCCGGCCTCCGGACAGGGCGGTTCGCTCATCGTCCTGGACGGCGTGACACCACCGTCCACCGACTACGCCTGTCTGCATTCCGTCCCTTGGTTCACGGCCCGCCTCGGCGGATCCCTGCACGAACTGTCCGTTTCGCGACGAGATCTGACGCTGACCCAGGTGCTGGAGCAGGCCATCACGCGTACCGCCGACGCCCATCGAGCCACCTGTGACCTTTCTCACCCACGCACCCCACAGGCAACCGTCGCGCTGGCCCGCTGGTCCCCGGAATCCGTCGAGTACCTGGTCCTCTCGGACTCCGCCCTCCTCGTGGAATCCCCCGCCGGCGTGGTCACCCCGCTCCTCGACGACCGCCTCTCCCGCGTCCCCCGCGCCACCCTGACCTCCCACTCCGCCACGGACGCGACCCTCCGCAACAAGGAGGGCGGCTTCTTCACGGCGGCGGCGGACCCTTCGGCGGCGGCACGCGCGGTGACGGGCACCTTCCCCCGCCCCGAGGTCCGAGCCCTGACCGCCCTGACGGACGGCGCGACCCGCTGGGTGGAAAAGTTCCGGGAGGGCGACTGGACGGACCTGTTCGCCCTGGTCCGCAAGGAGGGCGCCCAGTCCCTGATCGACCGCGTACGGGCGCTGGAACGGGCGGATACGAAGCGCGCGTTCCTGGGCCGCTCGAAACAACATGACGACGCGACGGTGGTGTACGTGGAGTTCTGA
- a CDS encoding MarR family winged helix-turn-helix transcriptional regulator, translated as MHEGGNGEGHRTASGAPASGVDQGGANQEFLALERELTVLLRRARANSGEMVREVHPDLESSAYGLLVRLEELGRQRATELAAYIGVGKATMSRQLRALEEMGVVAREPDPADGRAWLVHLTEEGRARFRAVREARRARYVRELASWDREEVAELARLLHRLNRGVER; from the coding sequence ATGCACGAGGGCGGGAACGGCGAGGGGCACCGGACGGCATCCGGTGCCCCGGCGAGTGGTGTGGACCAGGGCGGGGCGAACCAGGAGTTCCTGGCTCTGGAACGCGAGCTGACCGTCCTGCTGCGGCGTGCCCGTGCCAACTCCGGTGAGATGGTCCGTGAGGTCCACCCCGACCTGGAGTCCTCCGCGTACGGCCTCCTCGTACGGCTGGAGGAACTCGGCCGGCAGCGGGCCACGGAGCTTGCCGCCTACATCGGCGTCGGCAAGGCCACGATGTCGCGGCAGCTGCGGGCCCTGGAGGAGATGGGTGTGGTCGCCCGCGAGCCGGATCCCGCGGATGGGCGGGCCTGGCTCGTGCACCTCACGGAGGAGGGGCGGGCGCGGTTTCGTGCGGTACGGGAGGCGCGGCGGGCGCGGTATGTGCGGGAGCTTGCCAGCTGGGACCGGGAGGAAGTGGCTGAGCTGGCTCGGTTGCTGCATCGGCTGAATCGGGGGGTTGAGAGGTGA
- a CDS encoding lysozyme: protein MPVHRPGTAQRSRGHHGPHAQRRTRLSATGILLALPSLLLSLLFSLPLAAPAQATDDPPRGSAYMGMGVIPHDGQGGLPAARATQTEGVDVSSHQGNVAWPTLWSSGVKWAYAKATEGTYYTNPYFAQQYNGSYDVGMIRGAYHFATPDTTGGATQANYFVDHGGGWSKDGRTLPGALDIEWNPYGDACFGKTQSAMVTWIRDFLNQYKARTGRDAVIYTATSWWTQCTGDYAGFASANPLWIARYASAVGTLPAGWSYYTMWQYTSSGPTVGDHNKFNGALDRVVALANG from the coding sequence ATGCCCGTGCACAGACCCGGAACGGCCCAACGGTCGCGCGGCCACCACGGCCCGCACGCCCAGCGCAGGACGCGGCTCTCCGCGACAGGAATCCTGCTCGCCCTCCCCTCCCTCCTCCTCTCGCTCCTCTTCTCCCTCCCCCTCGCCGCCCCCGCCCAGGCGACCGACGACCCTCCCCGGGGCTCCGCCTACATGGGGATGGGCGTCATCCCGCACGACGGCCAGGGCGGTCTGCCGGCCGCCCGCGCCACGCAGACGGAGGGCGTGGACGTCAGCAGCCACCAGGGCAACGTCGCCTGGCCGACCCTGTGGAGCAGCGGGGTCAAGTGGGCCTATGCGAAGGCCACCGAGGGGACGTACTACACGAATCCCTACTTCGCCCAGCAGTACAACGGCTCGTACGACGTCGGGATGATCCGTGGCGCGTACCACTTCGCGACCCCCGACACGACGGGCGGTGCCACCCAGGCCAACTACTTCGTGGACCACGGAGGCGGCTGGTCCAAGGACGGCAGGACCCTGCCCGGCGCCCTGGACATCGAGTGGAACCCGTACGGCGATGCCTGCTTCGGCAAGACGCAGAGTGCGATGGTCACCTGGATCCGCGACTTCCTGAACCAGTACAAGGCCCGCACCGGCCGTGACGCCGTCATCTACACGGCCACCAGCTGGTGGACCCAGTGCACCGGCGACTACGCCGGCTTCGCCTCCGCCAACCCGCTCTGGATCGCCCGCTACGCCTCGGCGGTGGGCACACTCCCGGCGGGCTGGAGCTACTACACGATGTGGCAGTACACCTCCTCCGGCCCGACGGTCGGCGACCACAACAAGTTCAACGGGGCCCTGGACCGGGTGGTGGCGCTGGCAAATGGCTAG
- the lon gene encoding endopeptidase La — MALTSAPLTLPVLPLDDEVVLPGMVVPLDLNDTDVRAAVEAAQAAARSSGTSKPRVLLVPRIDGTYANTGVLGTVEQVGRLADGDPGALIRGRGRVRVGAGTTGPGAALWVEGVQVEETVPDPLPGAVTELVKEYKALATNWLKKRAAWQVVDRVQAIDDVSALADNSGYSPFLTTAQKVELLETSDPVARLKLATEQLREHLAEQDVAESIAKDVQEGVDKQQREFLLRRQLEAVRKELRELNGEAEGEESDDYRTRVEAADLPEKVREAALKEVEKLERSSDQSPEGSWIRTWLDTVLELPWNERTEDEYDIQGAKAILDAEHAGLEDVKERITEYLAVRKRRNDRGLGVVGGRRGGAVLALVGPPGVGKTSLGESVAHAMGRKFVRVALGGVRDEAEIRGHRRTYVGALPGRVVRAIKEAGSMNPVVLLDEIDKVGSDYRGDPAAALLEVLDPAQNHTFRDHYLEVELDLSDVVFLATANVLEAIPEALLDRMELVRLDGYTEDEKVVIARDHLLPRQLERAGLEKAEVTLDESALRKLAGEYTREAGVRNLERSVARLLRKVAAQHELGERELPFTVGADDLRALIGRPHHVPESATDPAERRTAVPGVATGLAVTGAGGDVLFVEASLADPETGAAGLTLTGQLGDVMKESAQIALSFLRSHGAELELPVGDLKDRGVHIHFPAGAVPKDGPSAGVTMTTALASLLSGRLVRTDVAMTGEVSLTGRVLPIGGVKQKLLAAHRAGVTTVVIPKRNEPDLDDVPAEVLDKLDVHAVTDVRQVLELALAPATNGAATEVPVAA, encoded by the coding sequence ATGGCTTTGACATCCGCACCGCTCACTCTGCCCGTGCTGCCGCTCGACGACGAGGTCGTGCTGCCCGGCATGGTGGTGCCTCTGGACCTCAACGACACCGATGTACGGGCTGCGGTGGAGGCGGCACAGGCCGCCGCGCGTTCCAGTGGGACCAGCAAGCCGAGGGTGCTGCTTGTTCCACGGATCGACGGGACGTACGCGAACACGGGGGTGCTCGGCACCGTCGAGCAGGTGGGACGCCTCGCCGACGGCGACCCCGGCGCCCTGATCCGCGGCCGCGGCCGGGTGCGCGTCGGCGCCGGTACGACCGGCCCCGGAGCCGCTCTGTGGGTGGAGGGCGTCCAGGTCGAGGAGACCGTGCCCGATCCGCTGCCCGGCGCCGTGACCGAACTGGTCAAGGAGTACAAGGCGCTGGCCACCAACTGGCTGAAGAAGCGCGCCGCCTGGCAGGTCGTGGACCGCGTCCAGGCCATTGACGACGTGTCCGCGCTCGCCGACAACTCCGGCTACTCACCGTTCCTGACGACCGCCCAGAAGGTCGAGCTCCTGGAGACATCCGACCCGGTGGCCCGGCTGAAGCTCGCCACCGAGCAGCTGCGCGAGCACCTCGCCGAGCAGGATGTCGCCGAGTCCATCGCCAAGGACGTACAGGAAGGCGTGGACAAGCAGCAGCGGGAGTTCCTGCTGCGGCGCCAGCTGGAGGCCGTCCGCAAGGAGCTGCGCGAGCTGAACGGCGAGGCGGAGGGCGAGGAGTCCGACGACTACCGGACCCGCGTCGAGGCCGCCGACCTTCCCGAGAAGGTCCGCGAGGCCGCGCTCAAGGAGGTCGAGAAGCTGGAGCGCTCCAGCGACCAGTCGCCCGAGGGCTCCTGGATCCGCACCTGGCTCGACACGGTGCTCGAACTGCCGTGGAACGAGCGGACGGAGGACGAGTACGACATCCAGGGCGCCAAGGCCATCCTGGACGCCGAGCACGCCGGTCTGGAGGACGTGAAGGAGCGGATCACCGAGTACCTGGCGGTGCGCAAGCGACGCAACGACCGGGGTCTGGGTGTCGTGGGCGGCCGCCGCGGCGGCGCAGTGCTCGCGCTCGTCGGACCTCCCGGCGTCGGCAAGACCAGCCTCGGCGAGTCCGTCGCGCACGCCATGGGCCGCAAGTTCGTCCGGGTCGCCCTGGGCGGCGTACGGGACGAGGCGGAGATCCGCGGCCACCGGCGTACGTACGTCGGCGCGCTGCCCGGCCGGGTCGTGCGGGCCATCAAAGAGGCCGGGTCCATGAACCCGGTGGTCCTGCTGGACGAGATCGACAAGGTCGGCTCCGACTACCGCGGCGACCCGGCCGCGGCCCTGCTCGAAGTCCTCGACCCCGCGCAGAACCACACCTTCCGGGACCACTACCTGGAGGTCGAACTCGACCTGAGCGACGTGGTGTTCCTCGCCACGGCGAACGTGCTCGAAGCCATCCCGGAGGCGCTGCTCGACCGTATGGAACTCGTGCGGCTCGACGGCTACACCGAGGACGAGAAGGTCGTCATCGCCCGGGACCACCTGCTGCCGCGTCAGCTGGAGCGGGCCGGTCTGGAGAAGGCCGAAGTCACCCTGGACGAGAGCGCGTTGCGCAAGCTGGCCGGCGAGTACACGCGGGAGGCGGGCGTCCGCAACCTGGAGCGGTCCGTCGCACGGCTGCTCCGCAAGGTGGCGGCACAGCACGAACTCGGCGAGCGGGAACTGCCGTTCACGGTCGGCGCCGACGATCTGCGCGCGCTGATCGGACGGCCGCACCACGTGCCCGAGTCCGCCACGGACCCGGCCGAGCGCCGCACCGCGGTGCCGGGCGTGGCGACGGGCCTCGCGGTCACGGGCGCGGGCGGTGACGTCCTCTTCGTGGAGGCGTCGCTGGCCGACCCGGAGACGGGCGCGGCGGGTCTGACCCTCACCGGTCAGCTCGGTGACGTCATGAAGGAGTCGGCGCAGATCGCGCTCTCCTTCCTGCGGAGCCACGGAGCCGAGCTCGAACTGCCGGTGGGCGACCTGAAGGACCGGGGCGTGCACATCCACTTCCCGGCCGGCGCGGTCCCGAAGGACGGCCCGAGCGCCGGCGTCACCATGACGACGGCCCTCGCCTCGCTCCTGTCCGGCCGCCTCGTCCGCACGGACGTGGCCATGACGGGCGAGGTCTCGCTCACCGGCCGGGTCCTCCCGATCGGCGGCGTGAAGCAGAAGCTGCTCGCCGCGCACCGGGCCGGGGTCACGACGGTCGTGATCCCGAAGCGCAACGAGCCCGACCTGGACGACGTCCCGGCCGAGGTCCTGGACAAGCTCGACGTCCACGCGGTCACGGACGTCCGCCAGGTCCTGGAACTGGCGCTCGCCCCGGCGACGAACGGCGCGGCGACGGAGGTTCCGGTGGCGGCGTGA
- a CDS encoding TnsA-like heteromeric transposase endonuclease subunit: protein MLLDSDPSVVGISSQPFWLFWWSDADKGVPHAPDYFARRENGTALVVDCRPADRRKPRDVLRFEATQAACAQVGREFRLVGVPDAIVVRNVRRPAGYRQPRHRLEPVASELPAAFAEPQPVMGEASALGDPIRVLPVLFHLLWSHELTADVSVPPLPHHRYVRTRHSVWIGPPDADQPAVSLPGLPEIADAQPGGWPGGAARRSARRRPGSDRMVRQVTFLVHSFVRRQVGRTNTRVNSPLNACAELLKLQPSPRTAEGRGLAESGRS from the coding sequence ATGCTCCTGGACTCCGACCCGTCGGTGGTGGGGATCTCGTCTCAGCCGTTCTGGCTGTTCTGGTGGTCGGATGCGGACAAGGGCGTCCCGCACGCGCCGGACTACTTCGCCCGCCGCGAGAACGGCACGGCGCTGGTGGTCGACTGCCGTCCGGCTGATCGGCGCAAGCCCCGGGACGTGTTGAGGTTCGAGGCGACGCAGGCAGCCTGCGCCCAGGTTGGGCGGGAGTTCCGGCTGGTGGGGGTGCCGGACGCGATCGTTGTGCGTAATGTGCGCCGGCCGGCGGGCTACCGCCAGCCCCGCCACCGGCTGGAACCCGTGGCCTCCGAGCTGCCGGCGGCGTTCGCCGAGCCACAGCCAGTGATGGGCGAGGCCTCGGCTCTCGGGGACCCGATCAGGGTGCTGCCGGTGCTGTTCCACCTGCTGTGGTCGCACGAGCTGACGGCGGATGTGTCGGTGCCGCCGCTGCCGCACCACCGCTACGTCCGCACCCGCCACAGCGTCTGGATCGGCCCGCCGGATGCCGACCAGCCCGCCGTCAGCCTTCCCGGCCTGCCGGAAATTGCCGACGCCCAGCCGGGTGGGTGGCCTGGCGGCGCCGCTCGCCGTTCTGCCCGGCGGCGGCCAGGATCCGATCGCATGGTGCGGCAGGTAACATTCTTGGTCCATTCGTTCGTCCGCCGACAGGTCGGGCGCACGAACACTCGGGTGAACTCTCCACTCAACGCGTGCGCTGAGCTGCTCAAACTCCAGCCATCGCCCCGTACAGCCGAAGGGCGAGGCCTGGCCGAGTCGGGGCGCTCGTAG
- a CDS encoding LacI family DNA-binding transcriptional regulator, giving the protein MPEHERRSTSADVARVAGVARSTVSYVMNNHPHQKISEPTRRRVLEAAEQLGYRPSAAARALRRGRTDLVLCLMPDFPVGHTLGSFLPTLSTAFGRHGFTFVIHPTTPHEQPLREVWQAIAPAAIVSLDALGAADLADVRDLGIPVAEVVYEPVDDGLAGITLPNLQFGTVQAEYLIATGHTRIGFAYPADERLRRFAEPRLAGVREACRAAGLPEPDVRTVALDVDSAALAASAWTGAEPSITAVCAYNDETAIGLLAAARSLGMAVPTKLAVIGVDDIPTAVFADPPLTTVRADFAGYAERLADLVVAATNGVPAAVPTPAGTVELITRHSA; this is encoded by the coding sequence GTGCCGGAGCACGAGCGACGAAGCACGAGCGCTGATGTGGCGCGTGTCGCCGGGGTCGCTCGTTCCACCGTGAGCTACGTGATGAACAACCACCCGCACCAGAAAATCTCCGAGCCCACCCGTCGGCGTGTTCTCGAGGCGGCGGAGCAACTCGGGTACCGCCCGTCCGCGGCGGCGCGAGCTTTGCGGCGTGGCCGGACGGACTTGGTGCTGTGCCTCATGCCGGACTTCCCTGTCGGCCACACCCTGGGCTCCTTTCTTCCCACGCTGTCCACCGCGTTCGGTCGGCACGGGTTCACGTTCGTGATACACCCGACCACCCCTCACGAACAGCCGCTGCGTGAGGTTTGGCAGGCCATCGCCCCAGCGGCGATCGTCAGTCTGGATGCCCTCGGGGCCGCCGACCTGGCCGACGTGCGCGATCTCGGCATTCCCGTGGCGGAGGTCGTCTACGAGCCCGTCGATGACGGCTTGGCCGGGATTACCTTGCCCAACCTGCAGTTCGGCACGGTGCAGGCGGAGTATCTGATTGCCACGGGGCACACACGAATCGGTTTCGCGTATCCGGCGGACGAGCGCCTGCGCAGGTTCGCCGAGCCACGGCTCGCAGGGGTCCGCGAGGCATGCCGAGCCGCCGGCCTCCCGGAGCCGGACGTCCGGACGGTGGCTCTGGACGTCGACTCCGCGGCATTGGCGGCCTCGGCCTGGACCGGGGCGGAGCCCTCCATCACCGCCGTCTGCGCTTACAACGACGAGACCGCGATCGGGCTGCTCGCTGCCGCCAGGTCGCTCGGCATGGCGGTGCCCACAAAGCTCGCCGTGATCGGTGTCGACGACATCCCGACGGCCGTGTTCGCGGATCCGCCCCTGACGACGGTGCGTGCCGACTTCGCCGGCTACGCCGAGCGCTTGGCGGATCTCGTCGTGGCGGCGACCAACGGCGTACCGGCAGCGGTTCCGACGCCGGCGGGGACCGTCGAGCTCATCACGCGTCACAGCGCGTAA
- a CDS encoding MFS transporter has protein sequence MAQISRCPCPEERVQMSQTAPYTTETPTEPTERVGMGFLIILALAYMGIFLGLLTPVIVTMALKLTEFGKDSLSGNLSLVLGVGAVFALVGNPLFGKLSDRTTSRFGRRRPWLIGGVIGALIGLAVVATASSVGLLLVGWSITQVSFNAALAALVAVLPDQVPVSQRGLASAYLGVGIPVAAIVGTYIVAGVEGAFLKFLVPGLIATVLMILLVAVLPDKRIAKGSVARYTFGEFARSFYVSPRKAPDFSWAWLSRFLLFMGLSFLLTYQVPYLLEHLDVAESQIGDLVFRATLVQSAVLIVVSFIAGPVSDRMRRRKAFVFVAAVIYAVALAVIAFSPDYDTFLIGMAISGVGQGIYIAVDLALVTDVLPSQETAARDLGVFNIASAGPQSLAPSVAPLFLAIGGPANFVSLFSAAGIFAAIGALAIIPIRKVR, from the coding sequence GTGGCTCAGATCTCGCGATGTCCTTGTCCCGAGGAGCGTGTGCAGATGTCCCAAACCGCGCCGTACACCACCGAAACCCCTACCGAGCCCACCGAGCGCGTGGGGATGGGGTTCCTGATCATCCTGGCCTTGGCCTACATGGGGATCTTCCTGGGTCTGCTGACCCCGGTCATCGTCACAATGGCGCTCAAGCTGACCGAATTCGGCAAGGACAGCCTCTCCGGCAACCTGTCGCTCGTGCTCGGGGTCGGCGCGGTGTTCGCCCTGGTCGGCAACCCTCTCTTCGGAAAGCTGAGTGACCGGACCACCAGCCGGTTCGGCCGGCGACGGCCGTGGCTGATCGGCGGCGTGATCGGTGCGCTGATCGGGCTCGCCGTCGTCGCGACCGCGTCGAGCGTGGGCCTGCTGCTGGTGGGTTGGTCCATCACCCAGGTCTCGTTCAACGCCGCGCTTGCGGCACTGGTCGCCGTGCTGCCCGATCAAGTGCCGGTCAGTCAGCGGGGCCTCGCGTCGGCGTACCTCGGTGTGGGCATCCCGGTGGCTGCGATCGTGGGCACGTACATCGTCGCGGGGGTCGAAGGCGCGTTCCTGAAGTTTCTCGTGCCCGGGCTGATCGCCACCGTACTCATGATCCTGCTGGTCGCGGTTCTTCCGGACAAGCGGATCGCGAAGGGCAGCGTAGCGAGATACACCTTTGGCGAGTTCGCGCGCAGCTTCTACGTCAGCCCCCGCAAGGCTCCTGATTTCTCCTGGGCCTGGCTGAGCCGCTTCCTGCTCTTCATGGGCCTGTCGTTCTTGCTCACCTACCAGGTGCCCTACCTGCTGGAGCACCTCGACGTCGCGGAGAGCCAGATCGGCGACCTGGTCTTCCGCGCCACCCTCGTGCAGTCCGCGGTGCTGATCGTGGTGAGCTTCATCGCCGGCCCGGTCTCCGACCGCATGCGACGGCGCAAGGCGTTCGTCTTCGTCGCCGCAGTGATCTATGCGGTCGCCCTGGCGGTCATCGCCTTCTCCCCGGACTACGACACGTTCCTGATCGGAATGGCGATCTCCGGCGTCGGCCAAGGCATCTACATCGCTGTCGACCTGGCCCTGGTCACCGACGTGCTGCCCAGTCAGGAGACGGCGGCTCGCGACCTCGGGGTGTTCAACATCGCCAGCGCCGGCCCCCAGTCCCTCGCACCCTCTGTCGCACCTTTGTTCCTGGCGATCGGCGGGCCGGCGAACTTCGTCTCGCTCTTCAGCGCGGCAGGCATCTTCGCCGCGATCGGCGCACTGGCCATCATCCCCATCCGAAAGGTGCGGTAG
- a CDS encoding glycoside hydrolase family 3 C-terminal domain-containing protein, producing the protein MNSHNNPSWADSRVEKLVGTLVSAMTVEEKVAFVTGDLNFDYGFYSAPLERLGIPALQMADGPAGVRINRADVHDGRATSLPAPIALAATWDPGLAHRFGAVIGAECLASDHNVSLAPAVDIARVPLAGRTFESFGEDPLLTSDMGVAVARGIQSHPVQACAKHFAVNNQEYQRATIDAVIDERTLMEIYLPPFEALVRDGEVASVMAAFNRINGDHACENTELLSTILREQFGFRGWVMSDYGANHSTAASANAGLDQEQPAAGHWGEQLAEAVRDGRVDPTVLDTMVRRILTPLVGLGQLDRRPSIAPFPVETHHAVALQVAEEGTVLLRNNGLLPLDTSALSSIAIIGPDIDAASAQGGGSSLVKPIHQVSPLKAILHRLGDDVRADWAYGTDGVTPAALLPGPDPLPSDLLSPDGGAEPAQHGLRAQYWTNPTFSGDPFLERVDPQIDLNVGFFNFEGFNASSARVDKLPGDLNGQISVRWTGDLSVPASGTYSLSVTALGTFELSLDDRVLISSGEPVGGESATRAAEPLYPYGQLTLQGSTTQPEIHDVEVPLVAGTRYRLRMDYAAGSPEQGFLTGAQVRLGWRPPAGVVSPAIASAAASAAAADVAVVVVRDYESEHADRPHLHLPNGQDDLVRAVVAANPRTVVAVMTGAPVDMSAWIDEAAAVLHAWYPGQAQGEALARVLFGDTEPGGRLPLTFPRDLAHTPVTDPRQYPGTGGQVEYADGVFVGYQGYAQHGLDPLFPFGHGLSYTTFAYDDLEISPGGPDDLADLTVTVTNTGARHGSEVIQVYLGRLPAPVPTPPRRLAAYRKVRIAPGQSERVHLTIPARAASYWDVDAHDWARAKGDIEIFVGASSGDLRLSTTLPLRQAGLSEYVQ; encoded by the coding sequence ATGAACAGTCACAACAACCCGAGCTGGGCCGACAGCCGAGTCGAGAAACTTGTCGGGACACTCGTCTCGGCCATGACCGTCGAGGAGAAGGTCGCCTTCGTCACCGGTGACCTCAACTTCGACTACGGCTTCTACAGCGCGCCGCTGGAGCGGCTGGGCATTCCCGCGCTGCAGATGGCGGACGGTCCCGCAGGAGTCCGGATCAACCGCGCGGATGTTCACGATGGCCGGGCCACGTCGCTGCCGGCACCGATTGCGCTGGCGGCGACCTGGGATCCTGGGCTGGCGCATCGCTTCGGCGCCGTGATCGGCGCCGAGTGCCTCGCCTCCGACCACAACGTCTCGCTCGCTCCGGCCGTCGACATCGCACGCGTACCGCTCGCCGGACGCACCTTCGAGTCCTTCGGCGAGGATCCCCTCCTGACCTCGGACATGGGCGTTGCCGTGGCACGCGGCATCCAGTCGCACCCCGTCCAGGCCTGCGCCAAGCACTTCGCCGTCAACAACCAGGAGTACCAGCGCGCCACCATCGACGCCGTCATCGACGAGCGAACCCTGATGGAGATCTACCTGCCGCCGTTCGAAGCGCTCGTTCGCGACGGCGAGGTCGCCTCGGTGATGGCCGCCTTCAACCGGATCAACGGCGACCACGCCTGCGAGAACACCGAACTGCTCAGCACGATCCTGCGCGAGCAGTTCGGTTTCCGCGGCTGGGTGATGAGCGACTACGGCGCGAACCACAGCACCGCCGCCTCCGCCAACGCGGGTCTCGACCAGGAGCAGCCGGCCGCCGGTCACTGGGGCGAGCAGTTGGCCGAGGCCGTCCGCGACGGCCGGGTGGACCCCACGGTCCTCGACACGATGGTCCGCCGCATCCTTACCCCTCTGGTCGGCCTGGGACAGCTGGACCGGCGCCCTTCCATCGCGCCGTTCCCCGTGGAGACACACCACGCGGTGGCCCTCCAGGTCGCGGAGGAGGGGACCGTGCTGCTGCGCAACAACGGCCTGCTTCCGCTCGACACCTCAGCGCTGAGCTCGATCGCGATCATCGGCCCCGACATCGACGCGGCTTCCGCACAGGGCGGCGGCAGCTCGCTGGTCAAGCCGATACATCAGGTCAGCCCGCTGAAGGCGATCCTCCATCGCCTCGGCGACGACGTTCGGGCAGACTGGGCCTACGGAACAGACGGGGTCACCCCCGCGGCGCTCCTGCCGGGACCCGACCCGTTGCCGTCGGACCTGCTGTCCCCCGACGGCGGCGCCGAGCCGGCGCAGCACGGGCTGCGTGCCCAGTACTGGACCAATCCCACGTTCTCCGGTGACCCGTTCCTGGAGCGCGTCGACCCTCAGATCGACCTCAACGTCGGATTCTTCAACTTCGAGGGCTTCAACGCCTCCTCTGCTCGGGTCGACAAGCTTCCCGGCGACCTCAACGGTCAGATCTCGGTGCGCTGGACGGGCGACCTCAGCGTGCCGGCCAGCGGCACGTACTCCCTGTCGGTCACCGCTCTGGGGACTTTCGAGCTGTCGCTCGACGACAGAGTCCTGATCAGCTCCGGCGAGCCTGTCGGTGGCGAGAGCGCCACCCGGGCAGCCGAACCGCTGTACCCCTACGGGCAGTTGACACTGCAGGGAAGTACCACCCAGCCCGAGATACACGACGTCGAGGTCCCGCTCGTCGCCGGAACGCGCTACCGGCTGCGAATGGACTACGCCGCCGGCTCACCCGAGCAGGGCTTCCTCACCGGGGCGCAGGTCCGCCTCGGCTGGCGCCCACCCGCGGGCGTCGTCTCGCCGGCCATCGCGTCGGCGGCGGCGTCGGCCGCCGCCGCCGACGTCGCCGTAGTGGTCGTTCGGGACTACGAGTCCGAACATGCCGACCGACCTCACCTGCACCTGCCGAACGGACAGGATGACCTCGTCCGCGCGGTCGTCGCCGCCAACCCGCGCACGGTGGTCGCCGTGATGACCGGCGCGCCCGTTGACATGAGCGCGTGGATCGACGAGGCAGCCGCCGTCCTCCATGCCTGGTACCCCGGGCAGGCCCAGGGTGAGGCCCTCGCACGCGTCCTCTTCGGCGACACCGAACCCGGCGGTCGGCTGCCCCTGACCTTTCCCAGAGACCTCGCCCACACCCCCGTCACGGACCCACGGCAATATCCGGGAACCGGTGGCCAGGTCGAGTATGCCGATGGCGTCTTCGTCGGCTATCAGGGTTATGCCCAGCACGGGCTGGACCCCCTGTTCCCGTTCGGGCACGGCCTCTCCTACACCACGTTCGCTTACGACGACCTCGAGATCAGTCCCGGCGGCCCAGACGACCTCGCGGATCTGACGGTGACCGTCACCAACACCGGCGCCCGTCACGGGTCGGAGGTGATCCAGGTCTACCTCGGGCGGCTACCCGCGCCCGTGCCCACGCCGCCGCGCCGACTCGCCGCCTACCGCAAGGTGCGGATCGCCCCCGGCCAATCCGAGCGGGTCCACCTCACCATCCCCGCGCGGGCAGCCTCCTACTGGGACGTCGACGCACACGACTGGGCACGAGCGAAGGGCGACATAGAGATCTTTGTCGGTGCGTCGTCCGGCGACCTGCGCCTGTCCACGACCCTCCCGCTCCGCCAGGCGGGTCTGTCCGAATACGTCCAGTGA